TATTGGGCGCAAGCCTGGCGATGGAAGAAAAGGATGGCAAATCCTCTTTAAACGCGGTGCAAGCCTTCAAGACAGGGATGATGGGGCCATTAGCAGGTATCGGCGATACTCTGGTTTGGGTTTTGTATCCTACGATTATGGGCTCTATCGCTGCTTATATGGGATTGGAGGGCAGCCCAGTTGGGGCGATTATCTGGCTCTGCCTTAACCTATTGTTTTTGTTTTTTCGCTTTAAGTTATTCCATATTGGATATGACTCTGGTTTGAAGCTCGTTACGGCGTTGGGCAACAAACTGACCATTTTTACTGAAGCGGCATCAATAATGGGGCTGACCGTCGTTGGGGCGTTAATCCCTGCCGTTGTGAAAGTTAATGTTGGATTAAGCTTTGCTTCAGGGGAAATATCATTACCTATCCAGTCAGAAATATTAGATAAAATCATGCCTTCCTTGCTTCCCGCTGGATTGACACTAATTATTTATAAAATGATATCATCTAAAAAAATAAGCATCATAAATATAATATTTTTGGTTATAGGTGTTTCTTTAATATTATCCTATTTTGGTGTTTTGAAAATTTAGAGGAAAAAACATGAGAAAGATTATTATAGCGACTCACCATCGTTTAGCAGAAGGGATGAAAGATACTGTAAAGTATATACTGCCGGACGTAGGTGAGATTATTGCTATTTCAGCATATTTAACAAACACACCGATTGAAGAAGAAATTTCGTCTGTATTAGATGGTATCAACTACCAAGAAGATGAAGTCATTGTTTTTACCGATATGTTGGGAGGCTCGGTTAATCAGGGATTTTCTAAATATCTAAAAAACAAAAACCTTCATATCGTGACAGGCGTTAATTTACCCGTCGTCATGGCAATTTTATGTGAGCTTGAAGAGAGTTTCATTAGCCCGGATACCATCAGAGAAGCGGTAAATTACTCCAGAGAGCAGTTGATTTATGTGAATGATTTTATGGCTGAGCAATCTACTCATGATGAAGGGGACGAGTGATGAGTAAGGATTGGTGGAAAAAAAGTGTCGTATACCAAGTATACCCTCAAAGTTTTAAAGACTCGAATGGAGATGGCATTGGCGATTTAGCGGGTTTAAATGAAAAATTACCCTATATAAATAAATTAG
This window of the Brenneria goodwinii genome carries:
- a CDS encoding PTS sugar transporter subunit IIA, which gives rise to MRKIIIATHHRLAEGMKDTVKYILPDVGEIIAISAYLTNTPIEEEISSVLDGINYQEDEVIVFTDMLGGSVNQGFSKYLKNKNLHIVTGVNLPVVMAILCELEESFISPDTIREAVNYSREQLIYVNDFMAEQSTHDEGDE
- a CDS encoding PTS system mannose/fructose/sorbose family transporter subunit IID; this encodes MNDLSDSNLENSGKKEIVLTKGDINKAALRYMFMACNTFNYQTQQGPAVVYGLHKSLRKIYKNDDDYNASLNNHFKYFNTTTWMANLLLGASLAMEEKDGKSSLNAVQAFKTGMMGPLAGIGDTLVWVLYPTIMGSIAAYMGLEGSPVGAIIWLCLNLLFLFFRFKLFHIGYDSGLKLVTALGNKLTIFTEAASIMGLTVVGALIPAVVKVNVGLSFASGEISLPIQSEILDKIMPSLLPAGLTLIIYKMISSKKISIINIIFLVIGVSLILSYFGVLKI